The sequence TCACCCCAGTTAATCTTGGACTCATCTATGATGTCCAGTGTGCACTGACCCTGCCCTATGTCCTTATTAAACACTTGCATGGTGTTTTCCATGTCCTCAATTTCTTTTGGCCAATTTTCCAGGTTCTCTCCCCTGTCAGTCTGGATGCACTGACCCTGTCCTCTATCTTCACCAGTCTCCTGCATCTGGCTTTCCAGTTCCTCAATCTCAATAACAATCATGTCCATCACATCCCTCTCTTTTCTCAGCTGCTTTTGAGCCCAGTGGTTCAGGTGCTCTCCCCAGTCAGGCTCCATGATTTCCAGTGCGCTCGTACCCGGTCCTGTTGGTCCCGTCACCTGTATTAGCTGCAGTAGAAGCGCTGAGTAGAATCTCACACCGAGCTCTGACCTGCTGAAGTGAAGCGCCTGTATTTATACTCTCTCTCCAGTGACGTCACAAtaccaaccggcccgcatcgtGACGTCACTTGGTTATAAGACGTCACTCGCGTTGGCCCCGCCCCCTCCCTCCCGCGCCCCGCCCACACGCACTCACCTTCActttcattatatattaaagGAACAGACCTTATAAAGCTCATGCGTTTactttaatgctttttattattaatacagtcaAGTGTGTTTAAGACatcatataaactcctggttcagtaTGAAGCACATCTCACtataaatatattagattatctTTACTCCAGAAATATTCTGGACTGATTTGTTTATGATCTTGTTTGTGCAGCTGCTTCTGCTTCCTCATGTTTAACACTAGAAGTCCCAGAAATTTCGAGCTCCCCCCTGAAGTCCCGAAAGAGGGTCAAATGACCCTTAGTCCGAACTGACGACTCTGATGGCTCCAATTAGCATCCTTTCATTTGTAAATGTGGCCATTGCCTGAGGAATCTGCAGGGGGGAGTAGAGCTGAATTCACACTAACGTCTGTCTAATACTTGAAAAGGACTAAAAACTCACAAAGATCAGTTTCAGTTCCCTGTTCCTAAATGTTCTGTACAGAGAATTAGCCAGACATTATGTAATGGCTTTTTCCATCCAAAAGTCAGCTTTTTAAGTAGTTATAAGTCAAAAAGTTTTAccatataaatcaataaattttaCCTAAAAAATCAATTTCTAACATACTCTTAACAGTTGTGAAATCAACTGGTTATATTGTACATATAGTTTGCAAAACATACAATCTGTTTCAAGTTTTCAAGTTtttctaaaataatttatttatgtttttgagtGTAATATGAGTTTATATTATGAGTGTAAGCAAAAGAATGTAAGCTGCTCCTGAGTGTGTCTGCCCACCCCCCAGCTGCATTGTTGTGCAGGGGATATGCATAAGGTTGCTAACACCTTAGCAAATTTGCATGCAGCCTTTTGTGCTGTGGGGGATAAATAGGTGACTGCTTCACCTATTTtgttcaaaagaaacaaaatgcagAGAAGGCTCACCACTCAACAGGCATTGGAACTGATCCTGAGCAACACCAACCCTTGTGACTCAGATGGAGAAGACATAGTCCTTCAACCGGATTCGGACTCTGAGCTGTCTTCAGGTTAGATTTTTCAAATTACCTATTTTTATTTCCTgactatcttttttatttagaaccaaaacaaaatgttaatttgaaattatttatcttGCAGATGAGGAGACTCCTCCTCTACCAAAAAAGAGAGCTCGGTTGGCGAGTGAGCCGACAGAGACCGCAAAAGATGGCACAGTGTGGCGTGAAGTACAAGTGGGGAAACGTCTCCATTTCACCCCAATAGAACCGTACCCTACAGATGGAGAGCCAAGGGCTAAGGCCAGACGAAGTGTCCGGAGTCGCCTTCAGAGCTTCCTCTGTTTTATCACTCTTGACATGCTTCGTAGCATTCAAGAATGGACTACTCAACATGCACGTCACACAGAGCAGGTGGATTGGTTCATGGATCTCCCGGAACTAATGGCATTTATTTCAGTCATTATCTTGCGGGGGGTGACCAAGGTTCCATCACTACGTGACAGCTGGTCAGCAAACCTGGCAAACCCAAGGATCATTGCAACTATGGCCCGAAACCGCTTCCAAGACATCATGCAACACCTACGCTTTGATGACATGTTCACACGCAGTGAGCGAGCGGAGACCGATAAGTTTGCTGCAATCTCCGATGTGTGGAGATCGTTTGTCACCAACTGCATCGCATCCTACAACCCTGGTCGACACATCACTATTGATGAACAGCTTTTCCCGTCAAAGACTCGCTGCTGTTTTCTGCAATACATTGCAACAAAACCAGACAAGTTTGGCATCAAGTTTTGGGTGGCTTGCGACTTGAAATCaaagtacatctgtaatgtcctCCCATATCTTGGCAAGGACCCCAGTCGTCCCAGCAGGGAGAGACTGTCCGAAACTGTAGTGATGAGGCTGATGGAACCATTCATGGACAAGGGCAGAACTGTAACCACGGACAATTTCTTTACATCATTGTCACTTGCACAACGACTGCTTAGCCGGAAAACCACTATCCTCGGCACAGTCAACAAGAGTCGCCGGGAAATTCCTCAATCCACTAGACAGATGGACCGCACTGAATTCACCACTCAGGTGTTTTCAACCACTGGTGCCACACTGACAGTGTATGCACCCAAACGAAAGAAGGCCGTCTACATTCTCAGCAGCATGCACAGCGTGGTTGAGACTGAGGATACCAACAAAAGGAAGCCAAACACGGtcacacaatacaaccacacaaAGTGCGGTGTGGATGTAATGGACCAAATGGTGCGGGAGTACAGCGTGCGTGCAGGAACACGGAGATGGCCAGTCGCCGTGTTCTACAACATGATTGACATGGCAGCACTGAATGCGCATGTTCTTTATCAGGCATGCACTGGGGTGCAGGAGAGACGGGTGGACTTCCTGGTTGAGCTTGCAAAAGAGTTAGGTGACTCTCATGTGAGTGAAAAGAAGGCACGCAAGGAGAAACTCCTTCGGCAACAACCTTCCACACCCAGCCCTGGCAAAAGGGCGAAGTGTCAGGTCAACCATCGATGCACGAACAATTGTGCAACTGAGAGATGTGTTGACTGCTACAAATACACGTGTGGCAAATGTACCAGGGACATACCCAGGCAGTGCCAGGTATGTTCCGACAGTGCAGACAGACTGCTGAGTGAGTGCTGAAATGCTAGTCACACAAGAAGGACatgccactcacacacacacacgcagcccCCCACTGCAGCCTATTGTAAATATGTGTGGAATTGTTTTAttccttgtattttttttattatttttataacaaaaataaaaagcatggaaacaaataacagttgttcttttgtatatttttcacaCTGAAATTTCAGTCCTCTTGACTTAGACACAAATGCTTCTGGTCATTACTCACAGCTGTACCTTGCTCTAAAATTTCTAattctctatttaaaatatataaaaaatgattcattgtttcagtgcttttttgctcaaataaaactaaactaaatacaaTATGTATAGTCTTTATATTATCAAATACAATAAACTGAATAGAACTAACTAGAAACTAAATGGCTAAACTCAATGGAAAACAACAACCTCCTGTGGTGCGACAGTAATGGCCTTATTTGCAGAACAAAAGACGGTGATTATAGGATGTTAGCTAAAATCCTTCAGGTCATTCGACCCGTCTCTGGGTTCCAAAGGTAGAAATGCTAAATGACCCCTCTCTGGGACTTCTAGTGTTAAACTGTGGGAGAAATCAGCTCATCATTCTCTTCATTAATATTCTCCtcatttgtgttatttctgATGAGGTTTTAATATGTGTCAGGGCTCGATACCTTTCAAACACTGTTTCATGCAACAAATAAATCAGGGGATCAGAATTTCAATTAGCAATATTAATTAAGATCTAATAAAGCACATCAGAACCTGGAATTGAGGAGATCCTGATGCCCAAGTGATAATAGGAAAATCTCCCACGTTCATTTTAGTGCTCCTgctatttcttttaaatagaaaatcTGTGAATCTAACTACCCATAATGCCCCCCACTCTCCTGTCTGAAAAGTGGTCGCACACCAAGGGTTCCACATATTCCTGCATGTCTTATAAAGAACTTAAACAGCATTGAGCTCCACAAGTGTTGTTCAGACTGTAGGGTGGCTCCCCCTGGTGGATACACAGGAACTGCTGGGGTGGTAGATACAGAAATGcatatttcttaaaataaagcaataaatacacaattttaATCACGTATTATCATCTTTAATTTATCAAACATTCATTTTGAATTGCATTCAGAAAGTGGAACTTATTATGTATACAAAAATGTAACTAACACGTGGTAAAACTTAACATTATTGTTTAGGATATAGTACAGATAAAAattatattgtgttatttagtttatcaaccaaaacaaagttaagATCTGATTACATTAGTGTTTTAGCAAACTCAATCACTAAAAGGTTTACGTCAGTGatggaatgtttttttattatgtaataaagggtaaccttgtgaccacttcaccacttttgtgcagaattgttgccaattttttagctccaatatgtggagcaacatttcttttgatttaaagcttcttggtgaaccatcttatcttccaccactttttagttttcctctcattctgagcctccttctttttctctgctttcttACACTCCTTCTCTATTTCCTAACCAGAACAAAGTTAAGTGATTACATTAGTGTTTTAGCAAACTCAATCACTAAAAGGTTTACgtcaatgttttttattatgtaaaactgggtaaaagtgtcagtataagagttgtagtatgtaatgtgggttacacaaaggatgtgcagaacagctggcagatgtattcactgacatcttcaacatctccctgagcagcgccatcgttccaacgtgcctcaagatgaccaccatcgtacccgtgccaaagaagtcatctgtgtcatgcttcaatgactatcgtcccgtagcactcacgcctatcatcatgaagtgcttcgagaaactagtcatgaggcatattaagaccctactgcctcccaccatggacccactgcagtttgcgtaccgtcctaaccgctcaacggacgacgccatatccactacgcttcacctggcttctacacacctggacagaaagaacacttacgtcaggatgctgttcatagactttagctcagcattcaacaccatcattcctcagcatctaattggaaagctgagcacgctgggcctgaacacctctctctgcaactggatcctggatttcttgactgagagacctcagtccgtccggatcggtaagaacacctccagcaccaccacactgagcaccggcgctccccaaggctgtgtgctcagtccactgctgtttactctgcttacgcacgactgtacagcaatgcacagctcgaattccatcgttaagtttgcagacgacacaactgtggtgggactcatcagcaacaacgatgagtcagcgtacagagaggagatgcaacatctaacggactggtgccaagtcaacaacctgtctctgaacgtggataaaaccaaagagatggtcattgactttagaaagacactaagggaccactccccactgcacatcgacggctcatttgttgagatcgtcaagagcaccaaatttctcggtgttcatctggaagagaatctcacctggaccctcaacaccagttctatcaccaagaaagcccagcagcgtctctactttttgagaagactgaggaaagctcatctgctaccccccattctcaccacgttctacagaggaacaatcgagagcatcctgagcggctgcatcactgtctggttcggaaattgtactgcgtcggaccgcaggactctccagcgagtagtgaggacagctgaaaagatcatcggggtcgctcttccatctctcacggacatttttaacacccgctgcatccgcaaagctctcagcatagtggacgatccaacccatccatcacatggactttttactctgctcccgtctgggagacgataccgcagcatccggactaacacaaccagactgtgtaacagttttatccctcaggcaatcagactcctcaattcagtactataacaatttcctccggaaattttctgctgccacacactgaactgtattgactatgttacttgcattttttgcacacctcctggaactgcacaagtaatttctgcaccttacttgtatttttgcaccttatttactttttaggcaccttatcggcattgccaattttacgctgctaatgtacaacatgtcactacctcatgaaccattgtaccatctattcaccatcatgtactaacacttgtctttagtcctgtcttctaattacttgtttagattagggataattaggaatatcttttgtagttatttattataggattttttttatttattgttgtatttacagtgttttgtattgtcttgcactttttgtaccgtgttacaccgtgatcctagaggaacgctgtttcgtttcaatatgtacttgtatgtagctgaaatgacaataaaacctctctgactctctctgactctgactctgactgacttgataaaatacaacttgttttgcagtaatttgatgcatattttaaaagctattgaagttattaataaaaaaaaacagttttttattatgtaataaagggtaaaagtgtcagtttaagagttgtagtatgtaatgtgggttacactcaataaaatacaatgtggagaaatttgatgaatattttaaaagctattgaagttactaatatgctgaatactttcaatgctattaaagttatgaataaaaatcattttttgcactgatgaaggactagaggACGACTAACACAAACTTGTGCAGCAACAGATCTGCTATTGGTTGTTTCCTCAATCTGTTCTCTTCTTtgtacttgcatttttgcaagAACACTGATGCCCTATACAGGAAGGGCCAAAGTCGGCTTTATTTTTTGAGGCGCCTGAGGTCCTTCAACATCTGCCGGA is a genomic window of Trichomycterus rosablanca isolate fTriRos1 chromosome 4, fTriRos1.hap1, whole genome shotgun sequence containing:
- the LOC134311757 gene encoding uncharacterized protein LOC134311757, which gives rise to MQRRLTTQQALELILSNTNPCDSDGEDIVLQPDSDSELSSDEETPPLPKKRARLASEPTETAKDGTVWREVQVGKRLHFTPIEPYPTDGEPRAKARRSVRSRLQSFLCFITLDMLRSIQEWTTQHARHTEQVDWFMDLPELMAFISVIILRGVTKVPSLRDSWSANLANPRIIATMARNRFQDIMQHLRFDDMFTRSERAETDKFAAISDVWRSFVTNCIASYNPGRHITIDEQLFPSKTRCCFLQYIATKPDKFGIKFWVACDLKSKYICNVLPYLGKDPSRPSRERLSETVVMRLMEPFMDKGRTVTTDNFFTSLSLAQRLLSRKTTILGTVNKSRREIPQSTRQMDRTEFTTQVFSTTGATLTVYAPKRKKAVYILSSMHSVVETEDTNKRKPNTVTQYNHTKCGVDVMDQMVREYSVRAGTRRWPVAVFYNMIDMAALNAHVLYQACTGVQERRVDFLVELAKELGDSHVSEKKARKEKLLRQQPSTPSPGKRAKCQVNHRCTNNCATERCVDCYKYTCGKCTRDIPRQCQVCSDSADRLLSEC